A genomic window from Sulfurospirillum multivorans DSM 12446 includes:
- a CDS encoding 4Fe-4S dicluster domain-containing protein yields MENDGKRRAFLKVLGLGSVSLGTAGYSVAMEAEKAEKKPHYGMIFDQNKCVGCTDCEVACRKVNDVPEGQVRLYLENKTDPETPMEKKYVRVSCQQCEDAPCVAVCPSKACHKDAKTGIVTMNPDDCIACKYCIVACPYDVRFINKKTKAAENCNFCLNTNLAKGKEPACVESCKYKALVFGDLNDENAYINQILHVKDSVRMKPTYGTKPSLRYIPVVKVGV; encoded by the coding sequence ATGGAAAATGACGGGAAAAGAAGAGCTTTTCTAAAAGTTTTAGGTCTTGGTTCTGTGAGCTTGGGCACTGCGGGTTACAGTGTTGCAATGGAAGCAGAAAAAGCAGAAAAAAAACCGCACTATGGGATGATTTTTGATCAAAACAAGTGTGTGGGATGTACCGATTGTGAAGTAGCGTGTCGAAAAGTCAATGATGTGCCTGAAGGTCAAGTACGCCTTTATCTTGAAAATAAAACCGATCCTGAGACACCGATGGAAAAGAAGTATGTGCGTGTTTCATGTCAGCAGTGTGAAGATGCCCCTTGTGTTGCGGTGTGTCCAAGCAAAGCGTGTCACAAAGATGCTAAAACGGGCATTGTCACGATGAATCCCGATGATTGCATCGCCTGTAAATACTGCATCGTCGCGTGTCCGTACGATGTGCGTTTTATCAATAAAAAAACCAAAGCGGCTGAAAACTGTAACTTCTGCCTCAATACGAATTTAGCCAAAGGCAAAGAGCCCGCGTGTGTGGAGTCGTGTAAATACAAAGCGCTCGTGTTTGGGGACTTGAACGATGAAAATGCGTACATCAATCAGATCTTACATGTAAAAGATTCCGTGCGCATGAAACCAACCTATGGAACGAAGCCAAGTCTGCGCTACATACCGGTTGTAAAGGTGGGGGTGTGA
- a CDS encoding FKBP-type peptidyl-prolyl cis-trans isomerase, protein MRKQLTTGLFVFICLVSGASAGELKTQVQKESYSIGVSTGSYISNQLFEQSEMGAKSDVNAVIDGFIDALKKQQKLKDEEIVTYLNDRAETLNKVSQAKFKQALDQNIAEGKKYLETNAKNKNVKTTKSGLQYEVLTLGAGEKPKKESIVMMNYKAYLVNGMVFDDTYVRKEPSHLSMINIVDGLQEGLMLMNEGSKYKLVIPSELAYGNADMQEIPAGSTVVFEVELLKVLKPGELANSAKPLSDEEIKQAHGIEKKKL, encoded by the coding sequence ATGCGTAAACAACTCACAACAGGATTATTTGTATTTATTTGTTTGGTTTCGGGGGCGTCTGCTGGTGAGCTAAAAACACAAGTACAAAAAGAGTCATACAGTATTGGTGTATCCACGGGAAGCTATATCTCCAACCAACTTTTTGAGCAGTCTGAAATGGGGGCAAAATCGGATGTCAATGCGGTAATTGATGGGTTTATCGATGCTTTGAAAAAACAGCAAAAGCTCAAAGATGAAGAGATTGTTACGTACCTCAATGACCGAGCAGAGACGCTCAATAAAGTGAGCCAAGCAAAATTCAAACAAGCCTTAGATCAAAATATTGCCGAGGGTAAAAAATACCTTGAAACGAATGCCAAAAACAAAAATGTCAAAACAACCAAGTCAGGACTCCAATACGAAGTGCTCACGTTAGGTGCGGGTGAAAAGCCTAAAAAAGAGAGCATCGTGATGATGAACTATAAGGCGTATTTGGTCAATGGCATGGTGTTTGATGACACGTATGTGCGTAAAGAGCCGTCTCATCTTTCGATGATCAACATTGTCGATGGCTTGCAAGAGGGTTTGATGTTGATGAATGAAGGTTCTAAATACAAGTTGGTTATTCCGAGTGAACTAGCCTACGGCAATGCAGATATGCAAGAGATTCCAGCAGGTTCAACGGTGGTTTTTGAAGTTGAGTTACTGAAAGTATTGAAGCCAGGGGAGCTTGCTAATAGTGCAAAACCACTGAGCGATGAGGAAATAAAACAAGCCCACGGTATCGAGAAAAAGAAACTGTAG
- a CDS encoding cytochrome c, with protein MKNWDKVLLGLFMCINLFSVGLNAEGMEGMQMTKEARDVIANPKGTKESRGVISLQDYIVEEQVMYDWLFKNHPIFTKYGGKTVGKMSVGDRGHEWVAEGHGKAMSKASKRSDGEGISSMMYRVARGSMLQYPNKFIGPEKCGECHPAQYETWSRSRHATTIRFPGEHPEFNNNLTDPVFDKDTASILPKGITPDIIYCTVGHVRTKLGFFDAWLLRGTYHVEGGLLKNGTGQIVAGANQWQRTWALNLTPEVAKKIKKWVPDFPVTLEEYGENGGYVRGLASYAAKYKKSMAFQASTSYCEVCHPWRFDFKNQNEFFSALGNAKELQKHTISKGVSCEECHGAGGHLEGGSGLLISNCERCHQRFDYSPDLAKNPANIGKPDLALSSKFKSMGPGCGTEGAQTYFTAHYDKGMRCATCHDPHDVTGPVTGEKEIKSMNYNPNQGYLSSLYTKPKLKKECKDCHKEQAYIQSKSDTHSKNSCATCHMPFMMSCENFYAIQFQDQAGFDTQRRSHIWKIDVDPKRKSLVAGSAATGPRDAKDWHFDRNEEGRNFVDLMWSCARTTWADKDQVEAKGCHSPVLSELKETLHFKDQKQAYDEVMGWQTPVKEKFTQVKIGIQGLYAMLEVKKLPASDKTRVYELIEKAQDTVDLLEKDGSWGMHGFKYTKQRLDAAVEYINEAQRVVNKNLK; from the coding sequence ATGAAAAATTGGGACAAAGTGTTACTTGGTTTATTCATGTGCATCAATCTCTTTTCCGTTGGTCTAAACGCCGAAGGAATGGAGGGGATGCAAATGACTAAGGAAGCAAGAGATGTCATTGCTAATCCTAAAGGGACAAAGGAAAGCAGAGGCGTTATCTCGTTGCAAGACTATATTGTCGAAGAGCAGGTTATGTATGATTGGCTCTTTAAAAACCATCCTATTTTTACCAAATACGGTGGAAAAACGGTTGGTAAAATGTCTGTAGGTGATCGTGGACATGAGTGGGTGGCTGAGGGTCATGGTAAAGCAATGTCCAAAGCTTCTAAACGAAGTGACGGCGAAGGCATTAGCTCTATGATGTACAGAGTCGCACGTGGTTCAATGCTTCAATACCCCAATAAATTCATTGGGCCAGAGAAATGCGGTGAGTGTCACCCTGCGCAATATGAGACTTGGAGCAGGTCGCGACACGCCACCACAATCAGGTTCCCAGGAGAACATCCAGAGTTTAACAACAACTTGACCGATCCTGTGTTTGACAAAGATACAGCGTCAATTCTCCCTAAAGGAATTACCCCTGATATCATCTATTGTACCGTAGGTCATGTTAGAACAAAGTTAGGTTTCTTCGATGCGTGGTTGCTTCGTGGAACGTACCATGTTGAAGGCGGTCTTCTTAAAAATGGTACAGGTCAAATTGTCGCGGGTGCAAACCAATGGCAAAGAACATGGGCGCTTAACCTTACCCCTGAAGTTGCAAAGAAAATCAAAAAATGGGTCCCAGATTTTCCTGTAACCTTAGAAGAGTATGGCGAAAATGGTGGTTATGTAAGAGGCTTAGCGTCGTATGCGGCCAAATACAAAAAATCAATGGCGTTCCAAGCATCGACTTCGTATTGTGAAGTATGCCACCCTTGGAGGTTTGATTTTAAAAACCAAAACGAGTTCTTCTCAGCACTTGGTAATGCGAAAGAGCTTCAAAAACACACCATCTCTAAAGGCGTCTCCTGTGAAGAGTGTCATGGCGCAGGCGGTCACTTAGAAGGTGGTTCGGGTCTTTTGATCTCAAATTGTGAACGCTGTCACCAACGATTTGATTACAGTCCTGATTTGGCTAAAAACCCAGCGAATATCGGTAAGCCAGACCTTGCACTCAGTTCAAAATTCAAATCTATGGGACCTGGATGTGGAACGGAGGGTGCTCAAACCTACTTTACAGCACACTATGATAAAGGGATGCGTTGTGCAACCTGCCATGATCCACACGATGTCACAGGTCCTGTAACGGGCGAAAAAGAGATTAAAAGTATGAACTATAACCCTAACCAAGGTTATTTAAGCTCCCTTTATACCAAACCAAAACTCAAAAAAGAGTGTAAAGATTGTCACAAAGAGCAAGCGTATATCCAGTCTAAATCGGATACGCATAGCAAAAACAGTTGTGCAACATGTCACATGCCATTTATGATGAGTTGTGAAAACTTCTATGCCATCCAATTCCAAGATCAAGCGGGATTTGATACGCAACGAAGGTCTCATATCTGGAAAATTGATGTGGATCCAAAACGTAAATCTTTGGTTGCAGGTTCTGCCGCAACGGGTCCAAGAGATGCGAAAGATTGGCATTTTGATCGTAATGAAGAGGGCCGTAACTTTGTAGACTTGATGTGGTCATGTGCACGTACAACATGGGCTGACAAAGATCAAGTTGAGGCAAAAGGGTGTCACAGTCCTGTACTATCAGAACTGAAAGAGACACTTCACTTTAAAGATCAAAAACAAGCGTACGATGAGGTTATGGGCTGGCAAACACCTGTGAAAGAGAAATTTACACAGGTAAAAATCGGCATCCAAGGTCTTTACGCCATGCTCGAAGTCAAAAAACTTCCTGCATCGGATAAAACCAGAGTCTATGAGTTGATCGAAAAAGCGCAAGATACCGTAGACCTTCTTGAAAAAGATGGTTCATGGGGTATGCACGGATTTAAGTACACCAAACAACGACTTGATGCGGCGGTTGAGTATATCAACGAAGCACAACGCGTGGTGAATAAAAATCTCAAATAG
- a CDS encoding ATP-binding protein has translation MKYSFKVIVALFVVLYAIITLLFFNFYRELAMKDARQEAFFVLDTMNAIRDYVSLVQRPLIEELKEKKLLVEDFFDPRLLSSSYITREIYNIQKEKKNINYDYKLVATDPLNPEHEGNAFENEILETFKEGKSKEYSSIVNEKGTRYFYVSLPIHNSQESCLQCHTTNSAPKAMIEQYHHIPTFESKVGDVIAMLSLKIPVYSILTYHVKEFVVGGTVMFIVFIVFILFLYKIYRNEQRLKEKTNMLMMSQNRLASMGEMIGNISHQWRQPLAQVGTILINLELHSDKDKLTKEKLTQKIKEANEQLCFMSSTIDDFKNFFVPDTANKEFSAQEVIYRAQKLLSASLEKYAIAVQIDIQNNFTRLGHANEIVQVLINIMNNAKEAFLAREIKERTIKITAFLDNGIPVITLQNNAGCIEDAIIEKIFDPYFTTKESSSGLGLYMSQMIIEKNGATLRVENVDDGVMFTIIF, from the coding sequence GTGAAATATAGTTTCAAAGTCATCGTAGCGCTTTTTGTGGTGCTTTACGCGATCATCACGTTGCTATTTTTCAATTTTTACCGCGAACTTGCGATGAAAGATGCCAGACAAGAGGCTTTTTTTGTTTTGGATACGATGAACGCGATTCGCGATTACGTCTCGTTGGTGCAACGCCCCTTGATTGAAGAGTTAAAAGAGAAAAAGCTGTTGGTGGAAGATTTTTTCGATCCAAGACTGCTCTCTTCTTCATACATCACCCGTGAAATTTACAACATTCAAAAAGAGAAAAAGAACATCAATTATGACTATAAACTGGTCGCAACCGATCCGCTCAACCCTGAGCACGAGGGCAATGCGTTTGAAAATGAGATTTTAGAGACTTTCAAAGAGGGTAAAAGTAAAGAGTACTCTAGCATCGTTAATGAGAAGGGAACACGCTATTTTTACGTGAGCCTTCCGATTCATAACTCTCAAGAGTCTTGTTTGCAGTGCCACACGACCAACAGCGCACCTAAGGCGATGATCGAGCAGTACCACCATATTCCAACCTTTGAGAGTAAAGTAGGCGATGTGATCGCGATGCTCTCTTTAAAAATCCCCGTCTACAGCATTTTGACCTACCATGTGAAAGAGTTTGTGGTGGGTGGAACGGTCATGTTTATTGTTTTTATTGTTTTTATCTTATTTCTTTATAAAATTTACCGCAATGAACAGCGTCTCAAAGAGAAGACCAATATGCTGATGATGAGCCAAAACCGCCTCGCTTCGATGGGGGAAATGATCGGCAATATCTCGCACCAGTGGCGCCAACCCCTCGCACAAGTGGGAACCATTTTGATCAATCTTGAACTGCACAGCGACAAAGACAAACTCACCAAAGAGAAGCTGACGCAAAAGATCAAAGAGGCGAATGAGCAGCTTTGCTTTATGTCAAGCACGATTGATGATTTTAAAAACTTTTTTGTGCCTGACACTGCCAACAAAGAGTTTAGTGCGCAAGAGGTGATTTACCGAGCCCAAAAGCTCCTCAGTGCTTCGTTGGAAAAGTATGCCATTGCTGTGCAGATCGACATTCAGAACAATTTTACACGCTTGGGGCATGCCAATGAGATTGTCCAAGTGCTCATTAATATCATGAATAATGCCAAAGAGGCGTTTTTGGCGCGTGAAATCAAAGAGCGAACCATTAAAATTACCGCTTTTTTAGACAATGGTATTCCTGTCATCACGCTTCAAAACAATGCAGGATGCATTGAAGATGCGATCATTGAGAAAATCTTTGACCCTTACTTTACGACCAAAGAATCCAGCAGTGGGCTTGGGCTTTACATGAGTCAGATGATCATCGAAAAAAATGGTGCCACACTGCGTGTTGAAAATGTTGATGACGGCGTTATGTTTACAATTATCTTTTAG
- a CDS encoding methyl-accepting chemotaxis protein — protein sequence MTIRKKLIVGASVLLVIVIGSNIFASRTIGSLIEHSDLAQLRNNQLMDIQRYQHHVTQATLLAMDIIIDQKEGISKERQSEMKTTFSEMKRLQSSIETLSDTSEEKALASKLAKESGVLETLVTKDLVSAIDKGLKGADTASDFSALDDALDTAGDTMSQTLEKMYESVLNEAKEAAAKAKESANTSNSAIVGVTLFMILFVLGGGFILARSILGAILALQNVTEDLARGNGDLTKRINIKANDEIGSVSRNFDAFIEVLQKLISMGKTSSSENVAVSEQLSTTAVEIGKRVEEEVATIQKAVSTTNHIHAIVKENYTATQGVGAEIEMANTKLEEAKKIVLALADTIVTNSEKEMNLAQKLNALSQDTEQVKSVLTIIADIADQTNLLALNAAIEAARAGEHGRGFAVVADEVRNLAERTQKALVDINATINIVVQSINQSSDEMNKNSESFKEMTHNAEDVSHSIVDVTTVMHKAVEATEHSMKSSQNINESIATVVSQMDNINEISTKNARSVEEIAEASEHLFRLTEELNKGLNQFRT from the coding sequence ATGACAATCAGGAAAAAGTTAATTGTTGGAGCAAGTGTGCTTCTTGTTATCGTGATTGGGAGTAATATTTTTGCTAGCAGGACGATTGGGAGTTTAATTGAACACAGCGACCTTGCGCAGTTGCGCAATAACCAATTAATGGACATCCAGCGCTATCAACATCATGTCACACAAGCAACACTTTTAGCAATGGATATTATCATCGATCAAAAAGAGGGAATCTCTAAAGAGCGCCAAAGTGAGATGAAAACAACGTTTAGCGAGATGAAACGTTTGCAATCATCAATTGAAACGCTGAGTGATACATCTGAAGAGAAGGCATTGGCATCGAAGCTTGCGAAGGAGAGTGGCGTTTTGGAAACATTGGTGACAAAAGATCTGGTCAGCGCCATTGACAAAGGGCTTAAAGGTGCAGATACGGCATCAGACTTTAGTGCCTTAGATGACGCACTCGATACGGCAGGCGATACGATGAGCCAAACCCTTGAAAAAATGTATGAATCTGTTTTAAATGAGGCGAAAGAGGCGGCGGCAAAGGCAAAAGAGTCTGCCAATACAAGCAATAGCGCTATTGTAGGTGTGACTCTTTTTATGATTTTATTTGTCTTGGGTGGTGGGTTTATCTTGGCACGTTCTATTTTGGGGGCTATTTTGGCGCTTCAAAATGTCACCGAAGATTTGGCACGAGGCAATGGCGATCTGACCAAGCGTATCAACATTAAAGCCAACGATGAGATTGGCTCAGTATCGCGCAATTTTGATGCGTTTATCGAAGTGTTGCAAAAACTCATTTCAATGGGAAAAACATCGAGCAGTGAAAATGTAGCGGTTTCTGAGCAGTTGAGTACGACGGCGGTTGAAATCGGAAAAAGAGTGGAAGAAGAGGTGGCAACGATTCAAAAAGCAGTGAGCACCACCAATCATATTCATGCCATTGTGAAAGAGAATTATACCGCGACACAAGGGGTTGGGGCTGAAATCGAGATGGCAAATACCAAATTGGAAGAGGCAAAAAAAATCGTCTTAGCGCTGGCAGATACCATTGTCACCAACAGCGAAAAAGAGATGAATTTGGCGCAAAAACTCAATGCGCTAAGCCAAGATACCGAGCAAGTCAAAAGCGTTTTAACGATTATCGCTGACATCGCTGACCAAACCAATCTTTTAGCGCTCAATGCAGCGATTGAAGCGGCACGCGCGGGGGAACATGGGCGAGGATTTGCCGTTGTTGCGGATGAGGTGAGAAACCTAGCGGAACGTACGCAAAAAGCGCTGGTTGACATCAATGCGACGATCAACATTGTCGTGCAGTCCATCAATCAAAGCTCCGATGAGATGAACAAAAATTCAGAATCTTTCAAAGAGATGACGCACAATGCTGAAGATGTGAGCCATTCTATTGTGGATGTAACAACGGTCATGCACAAGGCTGTTGAAGCTACGGAACACTCGATGAAAAGTTCGCAAAACATCAATGAAAGCATTGCCACGGTTGTGTCACAGATGGATAATATAAACGAGATCAGTACGAAAAATGCACGCAGTGTCGAAGAGATCGCTGAAGCGTCAGAGCATCTGTTTCGATTGACTGAAGAGTTAAACAAAGGGTTAAATCAATTTAGAACTTAA
- a CDS encoding type II toxin-antitoxin system HicA family toxin, translated as MSKKDKLWAKFMEVPPKKNLTWNELSALMLALGFEALQGDGSRVKFYHKAKDIMINLHKPHPGNLLKTYLVKQIQDKLKEAFDG; from the coding sequence ATGAGTAAAAAAGATAAACTTTGGGCTAAATTTATGGAAGTCCCACCCAAAAAGAACTTAACTTGGAATGAACTCTCCGCATTGATGTTAGCGCTTGGTTTTGAAGCATTACAGGGTGATGGCTCACGAGTGAAGTTTTATCATAAAGCTAAAGACATAATGATCAATCTTCATAAACCCCATCCTGGCAATTTACTCAAAACGTATCTTGTAAAACAGATACAAGACAAACTAAAGGAGGCATTTGATGGCTAA
- a CDS encoding type II toxin-antitoxin system HicB family antitoxin: MANVLTYQNYTGSVEYSHEDRCFFGKIEFINDLITFEATSVDELETNFQEAVESYMLTCKELGKEPQKQFNGVFNIRPGVELHMAAARKAMEVGMSLNAYIKSLIAKDTHLSIN; the protein is encoded by the coding sequence ATGGCTAATGTATTGACCTATCAAAACTATACTGGCTCAGTAGAATACAGTCATGAAGACCGATGTTTCTTTGGAAAAATCGAATTTATTAATGACTTGATCACCTTTGAAGCGACGAGTGTTGATGAGCTCGAAACCAATTTTCAAGAAGCGGTTGAGAGTTATATGCTTACATGTAAAGAGCTAGGCAAAGAGCCACAAAAGCAATTTAACGGCGTGTTCAACATTCGCCCAGGCGTTGAACTGCATATGGCGGCTGCGCGTAAAGCGATGGAAGTGGGGATGTCTTTGAACGCTTATATCAAAAGTCTTATCGCTAAAGATACCCATCTTTCTATCAATTAG
- a CDS encoding DNA polymerase Y family protein, translating to MIIHLDLDCFFVSAERTRIPELMGKPVVVCKSGDSKIFSTHDSESVMTESVGGFNGLMQHKKAFHGFDQNAWKREFLDEKSRVHGIVIAKSYEAKKYGIKTGTSLHDALAMCPKLLIIPSDHLFYQLLSTKLRAFLETKIPILEQYSIDEFWGDLKGWVKEEQTHAFMASLQQEILEKFDLPISIGASSSKWIAKLATDFRKPYGLTLVPKNEIASFVSLMPIATFPGIGRVLQKKFESYGIATLGEVLEHAKLVLTWGTIGKDLIARISGADNEPVVTKRDRRSIGISRNFHVIHNREEVLRRAIILSRHLSYTIAKLDLHPTTYYLYLRYENGISSKSSQTLDRSFSEGMYREWVVQMVASLDTHPHYGVLHLGLALSNFITPMQTKTFSLLYAESDEKSKRLSEKLTKLRDKYGADIIRSGAEKQENGAD from the coding sequence AAAGTGTCATGACTGAATCGGTGGGTGGTTTTAATGGATTGATGCAGCATAAAAAAGCGTTTCATGGCTTTGATCAAAACGCATGGAAGCGTGAATTTTTGGACGAAAAAAGCAGGGTGCATGGCATCGTGATCGCAAAGAGTTACGAAGCCAAAAAATACGGCATCAAAACAGGAACATCCCTTCATGACGCGCTGGCGATGTGTCCAAAACTGCTCATTATTCCCAGCGACCATCTTTTTTACCAACTGCTCTCCACCAAACTTCGCGCTTTTTTGGAGACGAAAATTCCCATTCTAGAGCAGTACAGTATCGATGAGTTTTGGGGCGATCTCAAAGGGTGGGTCAAAGAGGAGCAGACGCATGCTTTTATGGCGTCGTTGCAACAAGAGATTTTAGAAAAATTTGATCTGCCCATCTCGATTGGCGCGTCGAGTTCCAAGTGGATCGCAAAGCTTGCGACGGATTTTAGAAAACCCTACGGTTTGACGTTGGTGCCTAAAAATGAGATCGCTTCGTTTGTCTCTTTGATGCCCATCGCCACGTTTCCTGGCATCGGGCGCGTGCTTCAAAAAAAGTTTGAGAGTTACGGCATCGCCACCTTGGGCGAGGTTTTGGAGCACGCTAAACTCGTCTTAACATGGGGAACCATCGGCAAAGATCTCATTGCGCGCATCAGTGGAGCCGATAACGAACCCGTTGTTACCAAACGCGATCGCCGTTCCATCGGCATTTCGCGCAATTTTCATGTGATTCATAACCGAGAAGAGGTGTTGCGCCGTGCGATCATCCTCTCACGCCACCTCTCCTACACGATCGCCAAGCTTGATCTGCATCCAACGACCTATTATCTCTATTTGCGCTATGAAAATGGCATTTCATCGAAAAGCTCACAAACGCTCGATCGCTCGTTTAGCGAAGGAATGTACCGCGAATGGGTTGTGCAGATGGTCGCATCGCTCGACACCCATCCGCATTATGGCGTGCTCCACCTTGGACTTGCACTTTCAAACTTTATCACACCCATGCAAACCAAAACCTTTTCGCTTTTGTATGCAGAGTCTGACGAAAAGTCAAAACGCTTGTCCGAAAAGCTCACCAAACTACGCGATAAATACGGCGCAGACATCATCCGAAGCGGGGCAGAGAAGCAGGAAAATGGTGCGGATTAG